The genome window GACCAAAGGAGGTCGGGAGAGGCTCGTTGGAGACTTCGGAGGAATTCGCGTCGGACATGGGGCGTTGAGCGTCGAAGGGTGAGCGTCGGGAACGTCGCAGCGGATCGCGGTCAGCGGTCCATCAGCGCGGCGCCAGGAACTGGACTCCCTTCACCATCTCCAGGTCGCTCCCCTCCATCTGCGGAAGAAGGGAGGTCTCGACGGCGAAGACGAACGACATCTGCCGTCCGGACGGGTCGGCGATCAGGTAGTAGATCCAGGTCATCGGGATCTCGACCGCCCCCTTGTTTCCCGTGATCTCCGCCATCCCCTCCGCTTCGACGCGGTAGATGAACCGGCCGTTCTCGGTCGGGACGACCTGCTTTCTGCCGAACTGCTTGAAGCGGGCTCCAAGCGAGCGCTCGATGTCCTTATCGAACTGCTCCTGCGGGGCGTGCTGGCCGGCGGGAGCGGCGGGAAGGTTGGTGACGTTGCACTGGCAGACGAGGCTCCCCCGGTCGATCCGCCGCAGGATGACGACCTGCTGCGAGCCTTCGAGAACCGCCTGGAAGACGTGCCAGTTCCGGTCATGCCGCAGCCGGGCGTTCCAGGGGGCGGCGTGGAAGACGAGCTGTTCGGCGACGGCCGGAGCCTGGACCGGGATCTGCTCCAGGACGGTGTCGGCCAGGCGGCCCGGTGCTTCCGCGACACGACGCACGAGCGTCACGTCGAGCTTGCCGTCGATCCCGGGGGTGATCGTTCCGATCGTCGACTTGGTTTCGTACAGGAGAGCCGCACCGCTCACGGCGTTCTCTTTCGTATCGAAGTCGAACGTGCCGACGATCTTGACGTCGGTGTTCGCGCCGAGACGCTGGCCGCGGACGTGGTTGCGGACGCTGATCCGGGCGACCCCGGCATCGACGTTCTCCAGCTTGCACGAGGCCTCGACTTTTTCGACCGCTTCGACAGCGGCGAACATCTGTGAGACCCACTCAGGAGGCGTCCACTCCGCCCCCACTTCCACCGGCTCGGCGGGGAGGAGGGCGGTCAGGATCAGGGGATCGGCGGGAAGTTCCAGGAGGTCGAGGCTGTCGCGGGAGAGGAGCGTCGTGGGGGAGTAGGCGCTGACTCCTTCGAGCTGGCCGGAGGAGATGATGATCCGTTCCATCGGCAGGAGTTCGGAGGTGGTCCGCTTGTCGCTGACGAGCATCTCCATCCGGGCGGCCTGGAAGTCCCGGACGGCCCGTAGCGCCTGGGCATCCCGTCCACCGGGGGGGAGCCGCCGCTCGATGAACTCGTAGGTCGCGGCGGCGGTCATGGTGTGCCGCTCGCTCTGTCCGCCGGAGCGGCTCGTGAAGAGATGGCCGCTTGACTGGACCTTGATCTGGGCGGAGAAGGGCCGCTTGTCGGTGTAGGGCTGCTCGAGTTTGACCGGCTCCGCCGCGGCGAAGGTGCCCGCGAAGACCGTCAGGATCGCGGCCGTCGCGGAGGCGATCCCGTGGCGACGCGTGACGAGATGCGTCCTCGAATGAGCGGTTGCTCTCTCCATCCGCGGCGCTCCGTGCATGCTCCTGAACTCCTTCGGGCCAAAGGCCCTGAGACTCCGTTTTCAGCTACGACGGACGTATAGCAGCGCGGTCACTCGTGGAGAAGCCGATTCCGCGGGGAGCGGGGCTTGCGCGTTCCCAAGTGTGCGGCGACATCGCTTGCCCACCGGGGTCCAGGGGGCCCCCCCTGGTGGGGAGTGCAGAGGGGCAACGCCCCTTTGCCCGCCGGAGGCCGTCTCGTCGAGAGATGTCTGAAGGAGTACGTGTCCAAGCGCGGACAACGTGTCGTATGCCCCCTCACCAACCCGCGGGGATTACAAAGCCTGCGGTGAGGTGTGAGGGAGTCCTCAACGCCGTGACCACAAAGGGGACGCCCGTTGTGTCCCACGGTTCCACAACGAAAATGCCTCCGGCGGCAAGGGGGCGAGGCCCCCTTGACCCCAGCGGCCGTGGCACATTGGGTTTGAGCTATCAGAGCCGTGCCGGCAAGGACGCGGTTCGAGTCAGCGGGATCCGGCCGCTTTGAAAACATCCGCAAAACTTCGCCGCGGCTTTGCGTAGTTCTGAAGTGCAGGCAGAGAACAACGCGACGGTGGAACGCTCCCCAGCCTCGCAGGCGATGCCCGGCGGTTAACAATCGCCGCATCGAGAGTCATCCGCCGCATCGCTGTTTCACCTACGCCCGATCGACGGCCGGATGCTCCGCGCCGCCGGGGCAATCCCCTCGTTTTGATGGAGTCCCGTCATGAACAGACACATTCGCCGCGGTCGATCCCTGATCTTTGGCCTGGCAGCCGTGGTCGCCCTAGGAGTCGCGGCCCCCAGCGTCCACGCCCAGCAGTGCCAGGGAATGGCGGGCGGCGGTGGTGGAACGATGGCGGGCGCGACCGGGGCCGGAGCCGGCATGGGGCAGGCCGGGGCGTTGCAGGCCCAGATGGTGGCTCAGCAGGCGATGCTCAACCAGCAACTCATGGCGATGCAGCAGGCCCGGCAGGCGCAGATCCAGCAGGCCCAGATGGCCGAATATCAGAAGACCGTCGCGGAGCAGAACGCGAAGACGGCTGAAGCGACGGAAGCCCGGAAGTCGGCCCGGTCACGGGCGATCGCGTCGAAGCTGGCGGCCGCCAAAGCCAAGTCCAAGGAGGCGGCCGACAAGAAACTGGCCGCAGCGGCCAAGAGCAGCGTGAGCCCGACGTCGCTGTCACAGAAGTAGCGGATCCCGAAGGATCGGGCCGACAGCGGCCTGCGAAAACCCTTTCCCGCGTGAGGCGCGGCGGTGCCGATTTCTCCTCCGGCACTGCCGCGTCTTCGTTTTTGCCGCGTCGGCAGTCGTCAATCAGACTTTGTTCGTCGTCCGCTGGCCCAGGAAGCGGCCGCCGCTGATGAACATGCCGTTTTCACACGGCTGGCACCACTCGATCTGAACGTCGTATTCGAATTCGCGGGTCTCGCTCGCCATCCGGACCTTCACCTGGCCGGGCGAGACGCTGCCGCGATGCACGAGGCCGATCCCCGTGCGGCTGATTTCACGGGTCATGGAGGCGATCGTGTTGCCGCGGCTGGTCTGGATTTCGGCGGGGACCGAGAGTTCGAGACGCTCGGCTTCCCGTCCATGCTGGACGGGGGACTTCCCGATCGACTCCAGGATGGCACGCAAATCTTCCAGGGTCGGACGGCTCCACGGATCACGCGACATATTCGGCTCCAGACGGCGGCGGATGATGCCGCAAACGTAGGTGCGCCGGACGATGCCGCATTACAACGCGTCACATTTTTGGACGAGGAGGCGTCGTCTCTCCTCATCGCCGCGCTCGCTTCCGCGCAACCGCTACAACCGGCACAACGGCCGCGGGGAACGACGGGGCGTCGTTTACATCCGTACATGCCCTTCGGCGACCGCCATCTCCCCGGCGTGGTAGCTCGACCGGACGAAGGGGCCGCTGGCGACCATGGTGAAGCCGAGCTTGCGGCACTGCTCGCCGATCAAGTCGAACTCCTCCGGCGGAACGTAGCGTTCCACGGGGAGGTTGTTCGGGGTCGGCTGGAGGTACTGGCCCAGGGTCAGCATGTCGCAGCCGACGCCGCGGAGGTCGGCGGCGACTTCCAGGACTTCGTCCATCGTCTCGCCGAGGCCGAGCATCAGGCCACTCTTGGTCGCCATGTCGGGCGCCTCGTCCTTGACCTGCTTCAAGAGGTCGAGCGTCCGCTGGTACTCCGCGTTGCGGCGGACCCGGTTGTAGAGGCGAGGGACCGTTTCCGTGTTGTGGTTAAACACGTCCGGCCGGGCTTCCACGACCCGCGAGATGGCGGCCCGGTTCCCGAGGAAGTCCGACGTCAGGACTTCGACCTGGGCCCCCGTCTTCTCACGCACCGCGAGGACGCACTTGTAGAAGTGGTCCGCCCC of Planctomyces sp. SH-PL14 contains these proteins:
- a CDS encoding PilZ domain-containing protein, with translation MSRDPWSRPTLEDLRAILESIGKSPVQHGREAERLELSVPAEIQTSRGNTIASMTREISRTGIGLVHRGSVSPGQVKVRMASETREFEYDVQIEWCQPCENGMFISGGRFLGQRTTNKV
- the lipA gene encoding lipoyl synthase, yielding MPTEKRRRLPPWLKRPLPSAEMTFTSSVIDDLRLETVCESAKCPNRNECWSQKTATFMILGNVCTRPCGFCSVPRGKTEQVEHDEPERVAEAALRLGLKYVVITCVTRDDLPDGGADHFYKCVLAVREKTGAQVEVLTSDFLGNRAAISRVVEARPDVFNHNTETVPRLYNRVRRNAEYQRTLDLLKQVKDEAPDMATKSGLMLGLGETMDEVLEVAADLRGVGCDMLTLGQYLQPTPNNLPVERYVPPEEFDLIGEQCRKLGFTMVASGPFVRSSYHAGEMAVAEGHVRM